One window of the Geotrypetes seraphini chromosome 19, aGeoSer1.1, whole genome shotgun sequence genome contains the following:
- the CRY2 gene encoding cryptochrome-2, whose product MAANSVHWFRKGLRLHDNPALQAALRGAQEARCIYILDPWFAASSSVGIIRWRFLLQSLEDLDNSLRKLNSRLFVVRGQPADVFPRLFKEWGVTRLTFEYDSEPFGKERDAAIMKMAKESGVEVIVENSHTLYDLDRIIELNGQKPPLTYKRFQAIISRMELPRKPVCSITQQQMETCRADIHENHDDTYGVPSLEELGFSTEELGPAVWHGGETEALARLDKHLERKAWVANYERPRMNANSLLASPTGLSPYLRFGCLSCRLFYYRLRDLYKKVKRNSLPPLSLYGQLLWREFFYTAATNNPKFDRMEGNPICVQIPWDKNPEALAKWAEGKTGFPWIDAIMTQLRQEGWIHHLARHAVACFLTRGDLWNSWEFGVKVFDELLLDADFSVNAGSWMWLSCSAFFQQFFHCYCPVGFGRRTDPSGDYIRRYLPKLKAYPSRYIYEPWNAPEAVQKTAKCIVGVDYPKPIVNHAEASRLNIERMKQVYQQLSRYRGLCMLASVPSCAEDLSNPLVDPASGQGCSTGTVSNVLHCGQTSPKRKHEGAEDLQSEDKFKRTKVTNLPVPEIFTKDF is encoded by the exons ATGGCGGCGAACTCGGTGCACTGGTTCCGGAAGGGGCTGAGGCTGCACGACAACCCGGCGCTGCAGGCGGCCCTGCGCGGGGCGCAGGAGGCGCGCTGCATCTACATTTTGGACCCCTGGTTCGCGGCCTCTTCCTCGGTGGGCATCATCCGCTGGAG ATTTCTTCTTCAGTCTCTGGAAGACTTGGATAACAGCTTAAGAAAACTGAATTCTAGACTGTTTGTGGTCAGAGGGCAACCGGCAGATGTTTTCCCAAGGCTCTTCAAG GAATGGGGAGTGACTCGACTGACCTTTGAGTACGATTCTGAGCCCTTTGGAAAAGAAAGGGATGCAGCAATTATGAAGATGGCAAAGGAATCAGGAGTTGAAGTAATTGTAGAAAACTCTCACACGCTCTATGATTTGGACAG AATAATTGAACTTAACGGCCAGAAGCCACCCCTGACCTACAAACGCTTCCAAGCCATCATCAGTCGCATGGAACTACCCAGGAAGCCCGTCTGCAGCATCACCCAGCAACAGATGGAAACATGCAGGGCAGATATTCATGAGAACCACGATGATACGTATGGTGTGCCATCTCTAGAGGAGTTGG GGTTTTCTACAGAAGAACTAGGTCCAGCTGTGTGGCATGGAGGGGAAACTGAGGCACTGGCACGACTTGATAAGCATCTGGAACGAAAG GCATGGGTTGCCAATTACGAGAGACCAAGGATGAATGCCAACTCCTTACTGGCTAGTCCCACAGGGTTGAGTCCTTACCTGAGATTCGGCTGCTTATCTTGTCGATTGTTTTATTACCGGCTTCGTGACCTTTATAAGAAG GTGAAACGAAAcagtctaccacctctctcgcTGTATGGTCAGCTCCTGTGGCGGGAGTTTTTTTACACGGCTGCCACCAATAACCCAAAATTTGATCGGATGGAAGGGAACCCAATTTGTGTCCAGATTCCTTGGGATAAGAATCCCGAAGCCTTAGCCAAATGGGCAGAAGGCAAAACTGGCTTCCCCTGGATTGATGCCATCATGACTCAACTCAGGCAGGAGGGTTGGATCCACCATTTGGCCAGGCATGCTGTGGCTTGCTTCCTAACAAGGGGAGACCTCTGGAACAGCTGGGAATTTGGAGTAAAA GTCTTTGATGAACTTTTACTGGACGCTGATTTCAGTGTGAATGCTGGAAGCTGGATGTGGCTTTCCTGTAGTGCCTTCTTCCAACAATTCTTCCACTGCTATTGTCCTGTGGGGTTTGGCCGTCGGACTGACCCCAGTGGTGATTATATTAG ACGGTACTTGCCAAAACTAAAGGCATACCCTTCAAGGTACATCTATGAACCCTGGAATGCCCCCGAGGCAGTACAAAAAACAGCTAAATGCATTGTTGGTGTGGACTACCCCAAACCCATCGTCAATCATGCAGAAGCAAGTCGGCTAAACATTGAACGTATGAAGCAGGTCTACCAACAGCTATCACGCTACAGGGGACTGT GTATGCTGGCTTCCGTCCCTTCCTGTGCAGAAGATCTCAGTAATCCACTTGTAGATCCTGCCTCAGGCCAGGGCTGTAGTACTGGTACAG TTTCAAATGTGTTGCACTGCGGTCAGACCTCTCCCAAGCGAAAACATGAGGGCGCAGAGGATCTGCAGAGTGAAGACAAGTTTAAGAGAACCAAAGTCACCAATTTGCCTGTTCCAGAGATCTTCACCAAGGACTTCTAA